The following proteins are co-located in the bacterium genome:
- a CDS encoding nuclear transport factor 2 family protein, with the protein MTQRLPGWQSDGMEAVRALIDRAAIHDLIMRYARGVDRRDLAQVASCFAADAAYEGSLGSGGIDVVLAALRERMPRYRTTMHFLTNPLIEVRGDRASCETYALVYHRLETEDDAEDFIVGVRYLDELARQAEGWRITSRRTTMEFQRYDAVVLPPT; encoded by the coding sequence TTGACGCAGCGCCTGCCCGGCTGGCAGAGCGACGGCATGGAGGCGGTGCGGGCGCTCATCGATCGGGCGGCGATCCACGATCTGATCATGCGCTATGCGCGCGGCGTCGATCGGCGCGATCTCGCGCAGGTGGCGTCGTGCTTCGCCGCCGACGCGGCGTACGAGGGCTCGCTCGGCAGCGGCGGCATCGACGTCGTGCTGGCGGCGCTGCGCGAGCGCATGCCGCGCTACCGCACCACCATGCACTTCCTCACCAATCCGCTGATCGAGGTGCGGGGCGATCGCGCCTCCTGCGAGACCTACGCGCTCGTCTACCACCGCCTGGAGACCGAGGACGACGCCGAGGACTTCATCGTCGGCGTCCGCTACCTCGACGAGTTGGCGCGCCAGGCGGAGGGCTGGCGCATCACCAGCCGGCGCACGACGATGGAGTTCCAGCGCTACGACGCGGTGGTGCTGCCACCGACCTGA